A segment of the Stigmatella aurantiaca genome:
ACCATGGGGAACGGGATGCCCAGCGCCTCGGCCTTGGGGATGATGCGCCGCATGTCCCGGCCAAAGATGTACTCCATGGCGATGAAGTAGCTCTCGCCAATCTTCCCCAGGTCGTGGATCTGCACGATGTTGGGGTGGTTGAGCTGCGCGGCGAGCCGGGCCTCGTTGAGGAACATCTTCACGAAGCTGGCGTGCTTGGACAGGTGCGGGCGGATGCGCTTGATGACGACGGGCGTCTCCAGCCCCTCTCCATCCACCTGGTGCGCCAGGAAGATCTCCGCCATCCCCCCCACCGCGATGCGGTCGATGAGCTGGTACTTGCCGAAACGGCTGGTATCTCGCGAGGCGCCGGTGGACATCGGCCCCGCACGATAGCCGATAACCGTGTGACAGCACCGTGACTAACGCAGCTGGAGCACCTGGACCTTGAGCCCCGCGGGGGCCTCCGGAGATGACGGAAAGTCGACAGCCGAGGGGCCCAACGCGGCCACGGGGCGCGCGGTGCGGCCCGCCCGGGCGGTGCCCTCCATCACCAGGGCCTCGAAGCGGCGAGGCGTCAGGGGCGCCAGGTTGCAGCACGCCACCAGCCGGCCTCCGGGGACCACCACGCGCGCGGCGGCCTCGGCCAGCTGCGGGTAGTCCCGCGCCGCCGAGAAGCGCGTGCTGCGCGTGGTGGAGAACGAGGGCGGATCCGAGATGACGACATCGAATGTCTCGCCCTTCTTCGCCAGACGCCCGAGCCAGTCGAAGACGTCCCCGGCGACGTAGTCGTACCGGTCCACCGGCTGGCCGTTGAGGCGCGCGTTCTCCTCGCCCCAGTCCAGCACCCGCCGGCTGCTGTCGATGTTGAGCACCCGCTTCGCCCCACCCGCGGTGGCCACCACGCCGAAGGCACAGGTGTAGGAGAAGAGGTTGAGCACGGTGAGCCCCTTCACCTCGCCGTGCAGCCACGCCCGCGTCTCCCGCATGTCCAGGTACAGCCCCACCGAGAGCCCCTGCGCCGGACGGATGCGGAAGCGCAGGCCGTTCTCCAGCGCCTCCAGCGACTCCA
Coding sequences within it:
- a CDS encoding class I SAM-dependent rRNA methyltransferase codes for the protein MSTSLTERLREARARRGALLSDAHTTAFRWVNGAPDGVPDVTVDTFAGLPVVSLYRDFSREEEQALLDAAWEAWAPRSLYLKRRPREARVLANVARDVVAPEAPARGEPVESLEALENGLRFRIRPAQGLSVGLYLDMRETRAWLHGEVKGLTVLNLFSYTCAFGVVATAGGAKRVLNIDSSRRVLDWGEENARLNGQPVDRYDYVAGDVFDWLGRLAKKGETFDVVISDPPSFSTTRSTRFSAARDYPQLAEAAARVVVPGGRLVACCNLAPLTPRRFEALVMEGTARAGRTARPVAALGPSAVDFPSSPEAPAGLKVQVLQLR